One genomic region from Salvia hispanica cultivar TCC Black 2014 chromosome 2, UniMelb_Shisp_WGS_1.0, whole genome shotgun sequence encodes:
- the LOC125205454 gene encoding dynein regulatory complex subunit 6 isoform X2 → MGGACSRKRDQQANDDNINRGVSGRYTKSGSSKWLGGSFSRAPMDASQGKQRCPTLMDLCIYKIREDINKYGTFSMLPRDITQQIFDDLVCSQCLTDTLLEAFRDCALQDLNLGEYPGVGDSWLDVVSSQGSSLLSLDLSASDVTDSGLTYLKDCKSLQALNLNYCDQISDKGLEQVNGLSNLTALSFKRNSSITAKGISSLSGLIKMVKLDMERCPRIHGGLAHLKGLEKLEMLNVNCCNCITDADMKAISGLTSLKSLQIASSKVTDNGVVFLRDLKNLSLLNMEACPVTAACLESLSVLGALQYLNLSRCDLKDNGCENFSKMQSLKVLNLGFNDISGAILVHLKGLINLESLNLDSCRIKDEGILYLSGLTRLKYLELSDTEVGSSALRHLSGLVNLENLNLSFTVVTDGGLRKLSGLSSLKSLNLDARQITDAGLAALTSLTGLMHLDLFGARITDSGTNYLRAFKKLRSLEICGGGLTDAGVKNIKDLTSLTLLNLSQNSLLTDKSLESISGLTQLVSLNMSNSRVTSAGLRHLKSLKHLKSLMLESCKVTANDIKMLQSTDLPQLVSFRPE, encoded by the exons ATGGGGGGAGCTTGTTCAAGGAAGCGTGATCAACAGGCTAACGACGATAACATCAACAGAGGAGTATCTGGGAGATATACTAAAAGTGGGAGCTCAAAATGGCTTGGGGGTTCATTTTCTAGAGCTCCTATGGATGCTAGCCAGGGGAAACAAAGATGCCCCACGCTTATGGATTTGTGCATATACAAAATTAGGGAG gacataaataaatatggcACTTTCTCCATGCTGCCAAGGGATATAACTCAGCAGATTTTTGATGATTTGGTCTGTTCTCAATGCCTGACTGATACTTTACTTGAAGCTTTTCGGGACTGTGCTCTACAG GATCTTAATTTGGGGGAGTACCCAGGAGTTGGTGACAGTTGGTTGGATGTTGTATCTTCTCAGGGTTCGTCGTTGCTCTCTTTGGATCTTTCAGCATCAGACGTTACTGACTCTGGGTTAACTTATCTCAAAGATTGCAAGAGTCTTCAGGCCTTGAATCTCAACTACTGTGATCAGATATCCGACAAGGGTCTTGAACAGGTCAATG GTCTCTCAAACCTGACTGCACTCAGCTTTAAAAGAAACAGCTCGATTACCGCCAAAGGAATAAGTTCTTTGTCTGGCTTAATCAAGATGGTAAAGTTGGATATGGAGAGATGTCCCAGGATCCATGGAGGACTTGCTCACTTAAAAG GacttgaaaaacttgaaatgCTGAATGTCAACTGCTGCAATTGCATCACTGATGCTGATATGAAGGCTATCTCAG GCCTTACTAGCTTGAAGTCATTACAAATTGCATCCAGTAAGGTTACTGATAATGGTGTAGTCTTTCTACGAG ACTTGAagaatctctctctcttgaatATGGAAGCTTGCCCTGTCACTGCTGCATGCTTGGAGTCACTTTCAG TTCTTGGTGCATTGCAATATTTGAATCTTAGCAGATGTGATTTGAAGGACAATGGATGTGAAAACTTTTCAA AGATGCAGTCTCTGAAAGTGTTGAATTTGGGGTTCAATGATATCTCAGGTGCAATTTTGGTGCACCTTAAAG GTCTCATAAATTTGGAGAGCTTAAACCTTGATTCTTGCAGGATTAAAGATGAAGGGATTCTTTACCTTTCAG GTTTAACGCGTCTAAAGTATTTGGAGTTGTCGGATACTGAAGTTGGGAGCAGCGCGTTACGCCATCTTTCTG GACTGGTTAATCTGGAGAATTTAAATCTATCATTTACTGTTGTCACTGATGGTGGCTTGAGAAAGTTATCTGGCTTATCATCTCTCAAGTCCCTCAATCTAGATGCACGTCAAATTACGGATGCTGGCCTTGCTGCTCTTACAA GTCTGACTGGATTGATGCACCTGGATCTTTTTGGAGCACGGATTACTGATTCTGGAACCAATTATCTCCGAG CATTCAAGAAGCTACGCTCTCTGGAAATCTGTGGTGGTGGATTAACGGATGCTGGAGTAAAGAACATTAAAGATCTTACATCCTTGACACTGCTGAATCTATCTCAGAACAGCCTCTTGACGGACAAGAGTTTGGAATCAATCTCTG GACTTACTCAACTTGTTTCCTTGAACATGTCAAACTCTCGGGTGACGAGTGCTGGTTTGCGTCATCTGAAGTCACTCAAACACTTGAAGTCGCTTATGCTGGAGTCGTGCAAGGTGACCGCGAACGACATCAAGATGCTTCAGTCGACGGATCTCCCCCAGCTGGTGAGTTTCAGGCCAGAATAA
- the LOC125205454 gene encoding EIN3-binding F-box protein 1 isoform X1 yields the protein MGGACSRKRDQQANDDNINRGVSGRYTKSGSSKWLGGSFSRAPMDASQGKQRCPTLMDLCIYKIREDINKYGTFSMLPRDITQQIFDDLVCSQCLTDTLLEAFRDCALQDLNLGEYPGVGDSWLDVVSSQGSSLLSLDLSASDVTDSGLTYLKDCKSLQALNLNYCDQISDKGLEQVNGLSNLTALSFKRNSSITAKGISSLSGLIKMVKLDMERCPRIHGGLAHLKALERETRDILWNGPDAVMCIHTHFISSDVVVRPKEIEGLEKLEMLNVNCCNCITDADMKAISGLTSLKSLQIASSKVTDNGVVFLRDLKNLSLLNMEACPVTAACLESLSVLGALQYLNLSRCDLKDNGCENFSKMQSLKVLNLGFNDISGAILVHLKGLINLESLNLDSCRIKDEGILYLSGLTRLKYLELSDTEVGSSALRHLSGLVNLENLNLSFTVVTDGGLRKLSGLSSLKSLNLDARQITDAGLAALTSLTGLMHLDLFGARITDSGTNYLRAFKKLRSLEICGGGLTDAGVKNIKDLTSLTLLNLSQNSLLTDKSLESISGLTQLVSLNMSNSRVTSAGLRHLKSLKHLKSLMLESCKVTANDIKMLQSTDLPQLVSFRPE from the exons ATGGGGGGAGCTTGTTCAAGGAAGCGTGATCAACAGGCTAACGACGATAACATCAACAGAGGAGTATCTGGGAGATATACTAAAAGTGGGAGCTCAAAATGGCTTGGGGGTTCATTTTCTAGAGCTCCTATGGATGCTAGCCAGGGGAAACAAAGATGCCCCACGCTTATGGATTTGTGCATATACAAAATTAGGGAG gacataaataaatatggcACTTTCTCCATGCTGCCAAGGGATATAACTCAGCAGATTTTTGATGATTTGGTCTGTTCTCAATGCCTGACTGATACTTTACTTGAAGCTTTTCGGGACTGTGCTCTACAG GATCTTAATTTGGGGGAGTACCCAGGAGTTGGTGACAGTTGGTTGGATGTTGTATCTTCTCAGGGTTCGTCGTTGCTCTCTTTGGATCTTTCAGCATCAGACGTTACTGACTCTGGGTTAACTTATCTCAAAGATTGCAAGAGTCTTCAGGCCTTGAATCTCAACTACTGTGATCAGATATCCGACAAGGGTCTTGAACAGGTCAATG GTCTCTCAAACCTGACTGCACTCAGCTTTAAAAGAAACAGCTCGATTACCGCCAAAGGAATAAGTTCTTTGTCTGGCTTAATCAAGATGGTAAAGTTGGATATGGAGAGATGTCCCAGGATCCATGGAGGACTTGCTCACTTAAAAG ccttagagagagaaacaagagaCATCCTCTGGAATGGTCCTGATGCCGTGATGTGTATTCATACTCACTTTATCTCGAGCGATGTGGTGGTCCGTCCCAAAGAGATAGAAG GacttgaaaaacttgaaatgCTGAATGTCAACTGCTGCAATTGCATCACTGATGCTGATATGAAGGCTATCTCAG GCCTTACTAGCTTGAAGTCATTACAAATTGCATCCAGTAAGGTTACTGATAATGGTGTAGTCTTTCTACGAG ACTTGAagaatctctctctcttgaatATGGAAGCTTGCCCTGTCACTGCTGCATGCTTGGAGTCACTTTCAG TTCTTGGTGCATTGCAATATTTGAATCTTAGCAGATGTGATTTGAAGGACAATGGATGTGAAAACTTTTCAA AGATGCAGTCTCTGAAAGTGTTGAATTTGGGGTTCAATGATATCTCAGGTGCAATTTTGGTGCACCTTAAAG GTCTCATAAATTTGGAGAGCTTAAACCTTGATTCTTGCAGGATTAAAGATGAAGGGATTCTTTACCTTTCAG GTTTAACGCGTCTAAAGTATTTGGAGTTGTCGGATACTGAAGTTGGGAGCAGCGCGTTACGCCATCTTTCTG GACTGGTTAATCTGGAGAATTTAAATCTATCATTTACTGTTGTCACTGATGGTGGCTTGAGAAAGTTATCTGGCTTATCATCTCTCAAGTCCCTCAATCTAGATGCACGTCAAATTACGGATGCTGGCCTTGCTGCTCTTACAA GTCTGACTGGATTGATGCACCTGGATCTTTTTGGAGCACGGATTACTGATTCTGGAACCAATTATCTCCGAG CATTCAAGAAGCTACGCTCTCTGGAAATCTGTGGTGGTGGATTAACGGATGCTGGAGTAAAGAACATTAAAGATCTTACATCCTTGACACTGCTGAATCTATCTCAGAACAGCCTCTTGACGGACAAGAGTTTGGAATCAATCTCTG GACTTACTCAACTTGTTTCCTTGAACATGTCAAACTCTCGGGTGACGAGTGCTGGTTTGCGTCATCTGAAGTCACTCAAACACTTGAAGTCGCTTATGCTGGAGTCGTGCAAGGTGACCGCGAACGACATCAAGATGCTTCAGTCGACGGATCTCCCCCAGCTGGTGAGTTTCAGGCCAGAATAA